The stretch of DNA ACAAATGGGCAAAAGGAAAGCAGAAATACTCTGATGAATTAGGATCGCAACCATCGGGAACATCAGGGTCTGAAATGATATTTCTAACTGAGCCATCTTTAAATAGGCAGTTATAAGGCTCCGGATTAGCTTTGTCACAGTATTGTTGCTCCAACTGCGCTTGCTGAGGGAATGCCTGATACAAACGAATATTAACCGAAAAATCAACAGGACTGTCCAGTGACATAACCACATTATTACATATTGTGCATTGTAAAAAGAAACAATCTACATACATTCATTGACGAGGGATCAAAACCGTTGATGTAGTCTGTAGCAGATTGTTTAAGAAACTGCAATGTAAATCCGAAATCTATATTAAAGTCTGTAAATAACAAAAGAAATGCAACAAATTATAGAGTGACATAAAGAACAAGTACATTGTGATTCATATAAAATTCACAATCCATCCCTAACCAATTCTTTCTTCAACCTAACACTTAGCTGCCTAATTACCTCTAAACAGCCTCCTAATCATTCATTACATATTGTTCAATTTTGGCTGAAAGAATTAATCAATGAAATGTTGGTatccaaatttaaaagagaTAAAAATGAAGAATGAAAACCTCTTTGCCATTACTGGAAGTATCTGAGCTTAAAAGCAGAAGAAGAAATGCCCTCTCACACTTTTCAGCATCATCATTGCAAGCAGCCTAATAATAACAAGAAATGAATACGAGACTGTAAAAAATATGCAACAAACCATTTCATCACCAATTTCATAAGatcaaacagaaaaaaaaatcagaaacatACATTGATGAAAAGAGTAATGAATGGATTCGCAGAAGAAGTCTGAGAAGAATAAGACTGATGAAGAAGCGCAAACGCAATCAACCGTTGAGTAGAGTTAAGCATCTTCTTATCCTGAAATAAGgtgaaacaacaacaaaaaaaaaacctaaattgAAACCCTAAAAAACCGAAACAACTGAAAATGAagatgagaaagaaagaaaagttaCCTGTAAGAGAGTGGAAAGAGAGAAGCAAGCGATGTAGTGAGGAAGAGAGGTTGTGGGGAAAACTGAGTTGAAATCGGAGATGATGTGATTGAGAGGTCGTTGGTCGGCTCTGAGAAAAGTGTAAAGCGTTTTCGATTCGTCGGCGGTGAGaaccatcatcttcttcttccgaTTGAAATTGAAGTTGGAATTCATGGCTGATTTCTTCTGCAACAAATCCGAAATCCCTAATCGAAATTCCCAAATTCCCAAATCTCAAATCTTTATGAACTCCAACAGGAACTggtcttttcaattttttccccctttatttattttgatccAAATTcccaaattaatttaattaaattaaaaaaaggttttcttttatttattttttgaagaaaaataaaggTTGGTTTTTTATGAAACAAAATCAAAGATAATTAATATCAATATCACCTTTTGTAGATTATATAAAatctaaatattaattaattgccTTTTAACATATATTCTTTAAATTTTGTTGTTAGATACAGTATCATATCATATAcaccttttattttattttttttttgaagaaaaattaataatatatgttGGAAAAGAAAAAGGTTTTTAATACTATAAAAACTACAAATTGTATATGTtagtgtataattttttttggttaagaaaataaatgaggcacgattaaattataagatgtattatattttaatttctttgtTATATATCCACATAGAAAAAGATgtttttttcttaagaaaagaaaaagatgtTAGAATAATATGAATTTAAATAATGACTAAATGAGAGAATAATTGTAGtaagatttaattattaaatattttaattatttactataattttttgagctaattgttaaaatattttaataattaaacattaataaaGTATTTTACCTATAAATATAATGTTTATTCTGATTTTAAGTAACTTGATCTAAAAAAGTAACTGAGAACTTAAAAATTTGAATACTCATTCTAATTTTCAATCTAAagttgtctcataattaata from Cannabis sativa cultivar Pink pepper isolate KNU-18-1 chromosome 2, ASM2916894v1, whole genome shotgun sequence encodes:
- the LOC115720847 gene encoding uncharacterized protein LOC115720847 isoform X2; its protein translation is MNSNFNFNRKKKMMVLTADESKTLYTFLRADQRPLNHIISDFNSVFPTTSLPHYIACFSLSTLLQDKKMLNSTQRLIAFALLHQSYSSQTSSANPFITLFINAACNDDAEKCERAFLLLLLSSDTSSNGKEFLKQSATDYINGFDPSSMNAFPQQAQLEQQYCDKANPEPYNCLFKDGSVRNIISDPDVPDGCDPNSSEFDLQWRDKPKIGSGDRDETVLGFLSSLSMEGLGPHWSRPVPPRLPLQDGELVWLNPGDNHELLWDYGMCVDTSRGTAVRDLITKALKGPLVPNQQEQVLLELANDPKLVYHCGLTPRKLPELVENNPLIAVEVLTKLINSPEIADACQYGHESSLNGGCEQANNCSRTSF